From a single Micromonospora pallida genomic region:
- a CDS encoding GNAT family N-acetyltransferase: MTVTIRQFRPEDATTVAAVLLVAAPYWVFSPAALCWQAAHAAPAERHRMLLAEVDGEVVGVARTGLLHESAEPGLGYANVNVLPLRRGGGVGSALLAAAEERLRTIGARVAYAKVVDEPAAVDFAERRGYQRGRRRAHLRLDLAAGVPPVPSVPAGVRIASAADLADPRLLYEADLDASRDEPGEVGMDETGYADWRTTYWERPDLNRALTTVAICSGVVAAFSFALTDGSDRYQSGMTGTRRAYRGRGLAGAVKRVALRRAAETGFTSALTSNDAGNEAMLAVNRRLGYVPIASEWRYRRALSR, translated from the coding sequence ATGACAGTCACCATCCGGCAGTTCCGGCCCGAGGACGCGACCACGGTGGCCGCGGTGCTCCTGGTCGCCGCGCCGTACTGGGTGTTCAGCCCGGCGGCGCTGTGCTGGCAGGCGGCGCACGCCGCGCCGGCCGAGCGGCACCGGATGCTGCTCGCCGAGGTCGACGGCGAGGTGGTCGGGGTCGCCCGGACGGGACTGCTGCACGAGAGCGCCGAGCCGGGGCTCGGCTACGCCAACGTCAACGTGCTGCCGCTGCGGCGCGGCGGGGGCGTCGGCTCCGCCCTGCTCGCCGCGGCCGAGGAGCGGCTGCGGACGATCGGCGCGCGGGTCGCGTACGCCAAGGTGGTGGACGAGCCGGCGGCGGTCGACTTCGCCGAGCGGCGCGGCTACCAGCGCGGCCGTCGTCGCGCCCACCTGCGGCTGGACCTGGCCGCCGGGGTGCCGCCCGTGCCGTCGGTGCCGGCCGGGGTGCGGATCGCCAGTGCCGCCGACCTCGCCGATCCGCGCCTGCTCTACGAGGCGGATCTGGACGCCTCCCGGGACGAGCCGGGCGAGGTGGGCATGGACGAGACCGGCTACGCCGACTGGCGGACCACGTACTGGGAACGTCCGGACCTGAACCGGGCCCTGACGACCGTGGCGATCTGTTCCGGTGTGGTGGCGGCGTTCAGTTTTGCGCTGACTGATGGGTCAGACCGTTACCAGTCCGGGATGACCGGCACCCGGCGGGCGTACCGGGGTCGGGGGCTGGCCGGCGCGGTCAAGCGCGTCGCCCTGCGCCGGGCCGCCGAGACGGGCTTCACCAGTGCGCTGACCAGCAACGATGCTGGGAACGAGGCGATGTTGGCGGTCAACCGTCGGCTCGGGTACGTACCGATCGCCAGCGAGTGGCGGTATCGGCGCGCGCTGTCCCGCTGA
- a CDS encoding cytochrome P450, with protein MLPALVRDPARALIDAGNRTGGNLARINLGSFRPYLVTHPEHVQHVLRDRAENYERAGDGLFWRPVKRLFGEGILGEGQIWSASRRMLQPMFTAKRVESMIDGMAAAISDAVDELDVPSRAGRLVDIGAEQARIVCRAIMKVLFADKISVADAMRVVDAQDAIASAVIPRIVVPFAPLSLPMPGDRTFRRAVRVVDEVLVPIVRASRATAEEGDDIISTLWRARTDDGRQLDERQVRNDTVAMFAATTETTINVLTWLWPHLDENPEVADRLYAEISQVVGDEPVRREHLGELRYTRMVLDELLRLYPIGWLIPRRAVAADVVGGVRIEAGATVVASPLITQRMSAFWERPDEFDPERFRPERVRARHRYAHFPFGGGPHQCLGMYLFYLEAQLIIATMLSRYRFRLRQPGVPGLRLAAALRPRHRVELTLTGASPSAVA; from the coding sequence ATGCTGCCCGCTCTGGTCCGCGATCCGGCCCGCGCGCTCATCGACGCGGGCAACCGGACCGGGGGCAACCTCGCCCGCATCAACCTCGGCTCGTTCCGTCCCTACCTCGTCACCCACCCCGAACACGTGCAACACGTCCTCCGGGATCGGGCGGAGAACTACGAACGGGCCGGTGACGGACTGTTCTGGCGGCCGGTCAAGCGCCTCTTCGGCGAGGGGATCCTCGGCGAGGGGCAGATCTGGTCGGCCAGCCGCCGGATGCTCCAGCCGATGTTCACCGCCAAGCGGGTCGAGTCGATGATCGACGGGATGGCCGCGGCGATCTCCGACGCCGTCGACGAACTCGACGTACCGTCCCGCGCGGGGCGGCTCGTCGACATCGGTGCCGAACAGGCCCGGATCGTCTGCCGGGCGATCATGAAGGTGCTCTTCGCCGACAAGATCTCGGTGGCCGACGCGATGCGGGTCGTCGACGCGCAGGACGCCATCGCCAGCGCGGTGATTCCCCGGATCGTGGTGCCCTTCGCGCCGTTGTCGCTGCCCATGCCCGGGGACCGGACCTTCCGCCGGGCCGTCCGGGTCGTCGACGAGGTGCTCGTTCCCATCGTGCGGGCGTCCCGGGCCACGGCGGAGGAGGGAGACGACATCATCTCCACCCTGTGGCGGGCGCGGACCGACGATGGCCGGCAACTCGACGAGCGGCAGGTCCGCAACGACACGGTGGCGATGTTCGCGGCCACCACCGAGACCACCATCAACGTGCTGACCTGGCTCTGGCCGCACCTGGACGAGAACCCCGAGGTCGCCGACCGGCTCTACGCGGAGATCAGCCAGGTGGTGGGCGACGAGCCGGTACGCCGCGAGCACCTCGGCGAGCTGCGCTACACCCGGATGGTCCTGGACGAACTGCTGCGCCTGTACCCGATCGGCTGGCTGATTCCCCGTCGCGCGGTCGCCGCCGACGTGGTCGGCGGGGTACGGATCGAGGCCGGCGCGACGGTGGTGGCGAGCCCACTGATCACCCAGCGGATGTCGGCCTTCTGGGAGCGGCCCGACGAGTTCGACCCCGAGCGGTTCCGCCCGGAGCGGGTCCGGGCCCGGCACCGCTACGCCCACTTCCCCTTCGGGGGTGGCCCGCACCAGTGCCTCGGCATGTACCTCTTCTATCTGGAGGCGCAGCTCATCATCGCCACGATGCTGAGCCGGTACCGGTTCCGGCTCCGCCAGCCCGGGGTGCCCGGGCTGCGGCTGGCGGCCGCGCTGCGTCCTCGCCACCGGGTGGAACTGACCCTCACGGGCGCGTCGCCCTCGGCCGTCGCCTGA
- a CDS encoding terpene synthase family protein yields MDLNAHAEDAVEQGRICALAARGQRDLQKRAAEYPELFSAAPFDAALFSNIALAIAFSAPWCTVEQLRVTNRAVLWGFALDWQVDYLAKSRAEIDRLAETSLAVVDGATPATDDPMARFLAELCADLAAVPAYPGLRDTWRAAVHRTVEAMGREWDWRAARRDLTGALPTFEEYLANADNLACTVVNVAHWIHTGDAQTHQALPRLIEASDEVQRVLRLVNDLSTYQRDLEWGDLNAIMLVADRAEVEQRADALTARCHDLLAPLAADCPRPAAYLARQVSFTSGFYGSTDFWGTAR; encoded by the coding sequence ATGGACCTCAACGCCCACGCCGAGGACGCCGTCGAACAGGGCCGGATCTGTGCCCTGGCCGCCCGGGGGCAGCGCGACCTGCAGAAGCGTGCCGCCGAGTATCCGGAGCTGTTCTCCGCCGCGCCCTTCGACGCTGCCCTGTTCAGCAACATCGCCCTGGCCATCGCGTTCAGCGCGCCCTGGTGCACGGTGGAGCAACTGCGGGTCACCAACCGCGCCGTGCTGTGGGGTTTCGCCCTCGACTGGCAGGTCGACTACCTGGCCAAGTCCCGGGCGGAGATCGACCGTCTGGCGGAGACCAGCCTCGCGGTGGTCGACGGCGCCACCCCGGCGACGGACGACCCGATGGCGCGTTTCCTCGCCGAACTCTGCGCCGACCTGGCCGCCGTACCGGCCTACCCGGGGCTGCGCGACACGTGGCGTGCGGCGGTGCACCGGACGGTGGAGGCGATGGGCCGCGAGTGGGACTGGCGGGCGGCCCGACGGGACCTCACCGGCGCCCTGCCGACCTTCGAGGAGTACCTCGCCAACGCCGACAACCTGGCCTGCACCGTGGTCAACGTCGCGCACTGGATCCACACCGGCGACGCGCAGACCCACCAGGCGCTGCCCCGGCTGATCGAGGCCAGCGACGAGGTGCAGCGGGTGCTGCGCCTGGTCAACGACCTCAGCACGTACCAACGGGACCTGGAGTGGGGCGACCTCAACGCGATCATGCTGGTGGCCGACCGGGCCGAGGTCGAGCAGCGGGCCGACGCCCTCACCGCACGCTGTCACGACCTACTGGCCCCCCTGGCGGCGGACTGTCCCCGCCCGGCGGCCTACCTGGCCCGGCAGGTCAGCTTCACCAGCGGCTTCTACGGTTCCACGGACTTCTGGGGGACTGCCCGGTGA
- a CDS encoding prenyltransferase/squalene oxidase repeat-containing protein, with the protein MSARSAAQRSPAVAARDLIAELTATPTGQSSVSVYETGRLVSLSPWLTLHVERIRYLLDVEHAGGGWGGPGGYGLVPTLSATEGLLAALRRADLAGTSDPLGRGAVAAVDRGLTALAERLTTVPVASLPDMPAVDLIVPALVEALTAHLHALRDEPVSGLERWREAPRLSLPPGMETTRLARVRAALAAGHPLPKKLLHALEVTGPAAYRAPGVVPVGPGTVGASPAATAAWLGVPDATTGTALAYLEGVVRQHGGPVPCTSPISIFERSWVLSTLARARVPLAVPAPLLASLRDTIGPTGTATAPGLPVDADTTSVTLYALARAGHPVDPSSLEFFDTGEHFCTWPKEDGASITTNAHVLDAFGWHLRNSGAAARRLDPVVRRLTVWLADRQAPEGSWSSDRWHASPYYATSCAVLALHGYGVGPAVEPAVRRAVRWVMAGQHADGSWGRWGGTAEETAYALQVLLAAGPTSADECGQAVARGWQWLITMDGADDAPALWHDKDLYRPSLIVRAAVLAATWWGRSSAGPEPVEVESARRSAMIRIA; encoded by the coding sequence GTGAGTGCGAGGAGCGCAGCGCAGCGGAGCCCCGCAGTCGCCGCCCGGGACCTGATCGCGGAGCTGACCGCGACACCGACCGGACAGTCGTCGGTGTCGGTGTACGAGACGGGCCGTCTGGTCAGCCTGTCGCCGTGGCTGACGCTGCACGTCGAGCGAATCCGTTACCTGCTCGACGTGGAGCACGCCGGCGGTGGCTGGGGCGGCCCCGGTGGCTACGGACTGGTGCCGACGCTGAGTGCCACCGAGGGCCTGCTCGCCGCCCTGCGTCGGGCCGACCTGGCGGGGACGTCGGACCCGCTGGGCAGAGGCGCGGTGGCCGCCGTCGACCGGGGGCTGACTGCCCTGGCCGAGCGACTCACCACCGTTCCGGTGGCGTCCCTGCCGGACATGCCGGCGGTCGACCTGATCGTCCCGGCCCTGGTGGAGGCGCTCACCGCCCACCTGCACGCGCTGCGCGACGAACCCGTGTCCGGACTGGAACGATGGCGGGAGGCGCCCCGGCTGTCGTTGCCGCCGGGTATGGAAACCACCCGGCTGGCCCGGGTCCGCGCGGCGCTGGCGGCGGGGCACCCGCTGCCGAAGAAGCTGCTGCACGCGCTGGAGGTCACCGGCCCGGCGGCCTACCGGGCGCCCGGGGTGGTCCCGGTCGGACCGGGCACGGTGGGCGCCTCGCCCGCCGCGACGGCCGCCTGGCTCGGCGTCCCCGATGCCACCACCGGAACCGCCCTGGCGTACCTCGAGGGGGTTGTCCGCCAGCACGGCGGACCGGTCCCGTGCACCAGCCCGATCAGCATCTTCGAACGGTCCTGGGTGCTCAGCACCCTGGCCCGGGCCAGGGTGCCGCTGGCCGTTCCGGCGCCACTGCTGGCCAGCCTGCGGGACACCATCGGCCCGACCGGCACCGCCACCGCTCCCGGGCTGCCGGTGGACGCCGACACCACCTCGGTGACCCTGTACGCCCTCGCCCGGGCGGGGCATCCGGTCGACCCGTCGAGCCTGGAGTTCTTCGACACCGGAGAGCACTTCTGCACCTGGCCGAAGGAGGACGGCGCTTCCATCACCACGAACGCGCACGTGCTGGACGCCTTCGGCTGGCACCTGCGCAACTCCGGGGCAGCGGCACGGCGGCTGGACCCGGTGGTGCGCCGGCTGACCGTCTGGCTGGCCGATCGGCAGGCGCCGGAAGGCTCGTGGAGTTCCGACCGCTGGCACGCCTCGCCCTACTATGCCACCAGTTGCGCGGTGCTCGCGTTGCACGGCTACGGCGTCGGACCGGCGGTGGAGCCGGCGGTGCGGCGGGCGGTGCGCTGGGTGATGGCCGGTCAGCACGCCGACGGCTCCTGGGGACGCTGGGGCGGCACCGCCGAGGAGACCGCGTACGCGCTCCAGGTGTTGCTGGCCGCCGGGCCGACCTCGGCTGACGAGTGCGGCCAGGCGGTCGCGCGGGGCTGGCAGTGGCTGATCACGATGGACGGCGCCGACGACGCGCCGGCGCTCTGGCACGACAAGGATCTGTACCGTCCGTCACTGATCGTCCGTGCTGCGGTGCTTGCGGCGACCTGGTGGGGGCGCTCGTCAGCGGGTCCCGAACCGGTCGAGGTGGAGTCGGCGCGCCGGAGTGCCATGATCAGGATCGCTTGA
- a CDS encoding sensor histidine kinase, producing MGSRSTNLRTKVIALLASLVALWAFAAWVTVRDGFNLLGVQTLNTRIFAPSEPMLLQLQKERRLSLAYLGRPEAGQLEALRAERARTDELAREFEESATNWRTEISASTEVEHAVRDVLAGLDELTRTRTAIDDKSIDRTAALASYVEVIDSIFRVYDELGGVDDRQVAHDTAALIELNRARELLSQEDALLHGALAAGRITSTEQAQFAQLVGAQRHVSTSTISALPAADRNRFQQMSQGEAYQRLHTMEDRVIQARNAESLPPVELDAWRAAVDPALQQLNGVVGAGGEDVVDRATPVAIGVITRLVLATGLGLLAVIASIIVSISTARALLAQLERLREAAFALAKERLPNVVERLGRGEEVDVAAEAPPLQFGDDEIGQVGQAFNVVQETAIRTAVEQADLRRNVRDVFLSLARRTQALVHRQLTLLDAMERRENDAEELEDLFRVDHLATRMRRNAENLIVLSGSTPGRAWRRNVPMVDVVRGAVAEVEDYTRVNVLPLGAVSLAGRAVGDIIHLLAELIENGLSFSPPHTSVEVRGQMVANGFALEIEDRGLGMTEEDLAAANDRIVDRSELNLANATRLGLYVVSRLTERHGIRVHLKESPYGGITAVVLIPLGLVTADEEEPGTPGAGEVESPPELSAPAATGTERPGPRPVAPVAPMALAEPVPPRPEPESTGDGEPRQLPSRVRTTPERPRAPYDTPTEDESGLPTRARRWPGQSALDGPTFPTGLPVAVPRTEPERKVEHHGGPTPCPAAEPPRTDSGLPLRVRQANLAPELRDEPPAVDTPEDDEAVRPPEQVRRMMSSYQTGTRRGRTDAARLLGGPARGPEPTDTPDGEDRQAT from the coding sequence ATGGGTTCCCGCAGCACGAATCTCCGTACGAAAGTCATCGCACTGCTCGCGTCGCTCGTCGCGCTCTGGGCCTTCGCGGCGTGGGTGACCGTACGGGACGGCTTCAACCTGCTCGGGGTCCAGACCCTCAACACCCGGATCTTCGCGCCCAGCGAGCCGATGCTGCTGCAGTTGCAGAAGGAACGTCGCCTCTCCCTGGCGTACCTGGGTCGGCCGGAGGCCGGGCAGTTGGAGGCGCTGCGTGCCGAGCGGGCCCGCACCGACGAACTGGCCCGTGAGTTCGAGGAGTCCGCGACGAACTGGCGGACCGAGATCTCGGCGAGCACCGAGGTCGAGCACGCGGTCCGTGACGTGCTCGCCGGGCTGGACGAACTCACCCGGACCCGGACGGCGATCGACGACAAGAGCATCGACCGGACCGCCGCCCTGGCCTCCTATGTGGAGGTGATCGACTCGATCTTCCGGGTCTACGACGAGCTGGGTGGTGTCGACGACCGACAGGTCGCCCACGACACCGCCGCCCTGATCGAACTCAACCGCGCCCGGGAACTGCTGTCCCAGGAGGACGCGCTGCTGCACGGCGCCCTCGCCGCCGGTCGGATCACCAGCACCGAGCAGGCGCAGTTCGCGCAACTGGTCGGCGCGCAGCGGCACGTCTCGACCAGCACCATCAGCGCCCTGCCCGCAGCCGACCGCAACCGCTTCCAGCAGATGTCCCAGGGGGAGGCGTACCAGCGCCTGCACACCATGGAGGACCGGGTCATCCAGGCCCGCAACGCCGAGTCGCTCCCGCCGGTCGAACTGGACGCCTGGCGCGCTGCGGTGGATCCGGCGTTGCAGCAGCTCAACGGCGTCGTGGGCGCCGGTGGTGAGGACGTGGTGGACCGGGCCACGCCGGTCGCCATCGGCGTCATCACCCGACTGGTGCTGGCCACCGGTCTGGGTCTGCTCGCCGTCATCGCCTCGATCATCGTCTCGATCTCCACCGCCCGAGCGCTGCTCGCGCAACTCGAGCGCCTGCGGGAGGCCGCGTTCGCGCTGGCCAAGGAGCGGTTGCCGAACGTGGTCGAGCGGCTCGGTCGGGGCGAGGAGGTCGACGTCGCCGCCGAGGCACCCCCGCTCCAGTTCGGCGACGACGAGATCGGTCAGGTGGGTCAGGCCTTCAACGTCGTACAGGAGACCGCGATCCGGACCGCCGTCGAGCAGGCCGACCTGCGGCGCAACGTCCGTGACGTCTTCCTCAGCCTGGCCCGGCGGACCCAGGCCCTGGTCCACCGGCAGCTCACCCTGCTCGACGCGATGGAGCGGCGGGAGAACGACGCCGAGGAGCTGGAGGACCTCTTCCGGGTCGACCACCTGGCCACCCGGATGCGGCGTAACGCGGAGAACCTCATCGTCCTCTCCGGCTCCACCCCGGGTCGGGCCTGGCGGCGCAACGTGCCGATGGTGGATGTGGTCCGGGGTGCGGTGGCCGAGGTGGAGGACTACACCCGGGTCAACGTGCTGCCGCTCGGGGCGGTCTCGCTGGCCGGCCGCGCGGTGGGTGACATCATCCACCTGCTCGCCGAGCTGATCGAGAACGGCCTCTCGTTCTCCCCGCCGCACACCTCGGTCGAGGTCCGGGGGCAGATGGTGGCCAACGGCTTCGCGCTCGAGATCGAGGACCGTGGCCTGGGCATGACCGAGGAGGACCTCGCCGCTGCCAACGACCGCATCGTCGACCGGTCGGAGCTGAACCTGGCCAACGCCACCCGACTCGGCCTCTACGTGGTGAGCCGGCTGACCGAGCGGCACGGGATCCGGGTGCACCTGAAGGAGTCCCCGTACGGTGGCATCACGGCGGTAGTGCTGATCCCGCTGGGTCTGGTGACCGCCGACGAGGAGGAGCCGGGCACCCCCGGTGCCGGTGAGGTCGAGTCGCCGCCCGAGCTGTCCGCGCCGGCCGCGACCGGTACCGAGCGGCCCGGTCCGCGTCCGGTCGCCCCGGTCGCCCCGATGGCCCTGGCCGAGCCGGTGCCGCCGCGGCCGGAGCCCGAGAGCACCGGGGACGGCGAGCCACGCCAGCTTCCCAGCCGGGTACGGACCACGCCGGAGCGCCCCCGGGCGCCGTACGACACGCCGACCGAGGACGAATCCGGCCTGCCGACCCGGGCACGGCGCTGGCCGGGTCAGTCGGCACTGGACGGTCCGACCTTCCCGACCGGCCTGCCGGTGGCCGTGCCGCGTACCGAACCCGAGCGGAAGGTGGAACACCACGGCGGCCCGACCCCGTGCCCGGCCGCCGAACCGCCCCGGACCGACTCCGGCCTGCCGCTGCGGGTCCGCCAGGCGAACCTCGCGCCGGAGCTGCGGGACGAGCCGCCCGCCGTGGACACCCCCGAGGACGACGAGGCGGTGCGCCCGCCCGAGCAGGTCCGGCGGATGATGAGTTCGTACCAGACCGGCACCCGGCGGGGCCGTACGGACGCGGCGCGGCTGTTGGGCGGCCCGGCGCGCGGTCCGGAGCCGACGGACACGCCGGACGGCGAGGATCGGCAAGCGACGTGA
- a CDS encoding roadblock/LC7 domain-containing protein, whose protein sequence is MAQKTASSADLTWLLDDLVGRVTQAEHAIALSTDGLLMASSRGLSRDDGEHLAAMAAGIQSLARGAGKRFGGGQVQQTIIEMQSSFLFVTAAGRNACLAVLASEDADVGLIAYEMAMLVTRVGKYVASPTRSSEQSTTAEK, encoded by the coding sequence GTGGCCCAGAAGACGGCTTCGAGTGCTGACCTGACGTGGTTGTTGGATGATCTGGTCGGCCGGGTGACGCAGGCCGAACACGCTATCGCTCTCTCCACGGACGGCCTGCTGATGGCCTCCTCACGAGGGCTCAGCCGGGACGACGGCGAACACCTGGCGGCGATGGCGGCCGGCATCCAGAGCCTGGCCCGGGGGGCGGGCAAGCGGTTCGGCGGCGGGCAGGTGCAGCAGACCATCATCGAGATGCAGTCGTCCTTCCTGTTCGTCACGGCGGCCGGGCGCAACGCCTGCCTCGCCGTGCTCGCCTCCGAGGACGCCGACGTGGGGCTGATCGCGTACGAGATGGCCATGCTGGTGACCCGGGTCGGCAAGTACGTGGCCTCGCCGACCCGGTCGTCGGAGCAGTCGACCACCGCCGAGAAGTAG
- a CDS encoding DUF742 domain-containing protein, protein MTVIGGPMEEQWVDDHAGPVVRPYAVTRGRARPVTGTFDLISLVTAIQSDVTPEAGLGPEHLAIVGLCQRMQSVAEIAAHLDLPVGTIRVLLGDLVARNMVQVREPRATSGLPDDSIFEAVINGLRAL, encoded by the coding sequence ATGACCGTTATCGGGGGGCCGATGGAAGAGCAGTGGGTGGACGACCACGCCGGGCCGGTGGTCCGGCCGTACGCGGTGACCCGTGGACGGGCCCGGCCGGTCACCGGAACGTTCGACCTGATCTCCCTCGTGACGGCGATCCAGTCGGACGTCACACCGGAGGCGGGTCTCGGGCCGGAGCACCTGGCGATCGTCGGACTGTGTCAACGGATGCAGTCGGTCGCGGAGATAGCCGCGCACCTCGACCTGCCGGTGGGCACCATCCGAGTGCTCCTGGGTGACCTGGTGGCCCGCAACATGGTGCAGGTCCGTGAGCCGCGGGCCACCAGCGGCCTTCCCGACGACAGCATTTTCGAGGCGGTTATCAATGGACTACGGGCACTCTGA
- a CDS encoding GTP-binding protein has translation MDYGHSEQPTVPTAIKILIAGGFGVGKTTMVGAVSETRPLRTEEVLTESGVGIDDLSGVEDKVTTTVAMDFGRITISEDLVLYLFGTPGQDRFWFVWDELALGAIGAVVLADTRRLADCFPSIDYFEGRGTPFVVAVNCFEGARRYRLDEVQAALNLDSDVPVLLCDARQRQSSKDVLITLLEHAMKTRAARGSAG, from the coding sequence ATGGACTACGGGCACTCTGAGCAGCCGACGGTGCCCACCGCGATCAAGATCCTGATCGCGGGTGGTTTCGGCGTGGGCAAGACGACCATGGTCGGCGCGGTGAGCGAGACCCGACCGCTGCGGACGGAGGAGGTCCTCACCGAGTCGGGCGTCGGCATCGACGACCTGTCCGGGGTGGAGGACAAGGTGACCACCACCGTGGCGATGGACTTCGGCCGGATCACCATCAGCGAAGACCTGGTGCTCTACCTCTTCGGCACGCCGGGCCAGGACCGCTTTTGGTTCGTCTGGGACGAGCTGGCGCTCGGGGCGATCGGGGCGGTGGTGCTCGCCGACACCCGCCGACTGGCCGACTGCTTCCCCTCGATCGACTATTTCGAGGGGCGGGGCACCCCGTTCGTGGTGGCGGTGAACTGCTTCGAGGGCGCCCGCCGGTACCGGCTCGACGAGGTGCAGGCGGCGCTGAACCTCGACTCGGACGTGCCGGTGCTGCTCTGCGACGCCCGGCAGCGGCAGTCCAGCAAGGACGTGCTCATCACCCTGCTCGAGCACGCCATGAAGACGCGGGCCGCGCGCGGCAGCGCGGGGTGA
- a CDS encoding ATP-grasp domain-containing protein has translation MSEVPRYLILNRFGNEFGEYHRYLRPDEGRMAYLTLAAGTSVLDTANALDTVVVADLDLDTVLPAARALTGRLGPFSGVVGISEMDLLTAARLREALGVPGWSHEFVRRFRDKPYMKERVSGAGLRAPRFVELEPGTNPTLLAKEVVATLGLPVVVKPRAGVASAGVRRVDTVEALTAALTGLDLAAHECEEFVEGRVLHVDGVRVDGRFHFVSASAYVNTCFAFANGAPLGSVLLDHGPLRDRATDFAARCLDALDLADGPFHLELFHTPGDELVFLEVGLRPGGGPLPDLHRELFGIDLLAETFRLTVGLPPATPATAHTEPAGGGWLIFPEPRPLPSRVVARTSPRAVVDGIYAEVVPEVGEVFDGTGGYLHVGGTFRFRGPDEATVRCDVRRTIDCYRLTTTPAR, from the coding sequence ATGAGCGAGGTACCGCGTTACCTGATCCTCAACCGGTTCGGCAACGAGTTCGGGGAGTACCACCGGTATCTCCGGCCGGACGAGGGACGGATGGCCTACCTGACCCTGGCTGCCGGGACGTCCGTCCTGGACACCGCGAACGCTCTCGACACCGTCGTGGTGGCGGACCTCGACCTGGACACGGTGCTGCCGGCGGCCCGGGCGCTGACCGGGCGGCTGGGGCCCTTCTCGGGCGTCGTCGGCATCTCCGAGATGGACCTGCTCACCGCCGCCCGGCTCCGGGAGGCGCTCGGCGTGCCCGGGTGGAGCCACGAGTTCGTCCGGCGCTTCCGCGACAAGCCGTACATGAAGGAGCGCGTGTCCGGGGCCGGACTACGCGCTCCCCGGTTCGTGGAACTCGAGCCCGGTACGAACCCGACGCTGCTCGCCAAGGAGGTCGTCGCCACGCTGGGCCTGCCGGTCGTCGTCAAGCCGCGTGCCGGGGTCGCCTCCGCCGGGGTGCGGCGGGTGGACACGGTCGAGGCGCTGACCGCGGCCCTGACCGGCCTGGACCTGGCCGCGCACGAGTGCGAGGAGTTCGTCGAGGGCCGGGTGCTGCACGTCGACGGGGTGCGCGTGGACGGCCGCTTCCACTTCGTGAGCGCCTCGGCCTACGTGAACACCTGCTTCGCCTTCGCCAACGGCGCGCCGCTGGGCTCGGTGCTGCTCGACCACGGCCCACTCCGCGACCGGGCGACGGACTTCGCCGCGCGGTGCCTGGACGCGCTCGACCTGGCGGACGGTCCGTTCCACCTGGAGCTGTTCCACACCCCCGGCGACGAGTTGGTCTTCCTGGAGGTGGGGCTGCGTCCCGGCGGCGGACCGCTGCCGGACCTGCACCGGGAACTGTTCGGGATCGACCTGCTCGCGGAGACGTTCCGCCTGACGGTCGGGCTCCCGCCGGCCACCCCCGCCACGGCACACACCGAGCCCGCCGGGGGTGGTTGGCTCATCTTCCCGGAGCCGCGCCCGCTACCCAGCCGGGTGGTCGCGCGCACGTCGCCCCGGGCCGTGGTCGACGGGATCTACGCCGAGGTCGTCCCCGAGGTCGGTGAGGTCTTCGACGGTACGGGAGGTTACCTCCACGTGGGCGGCACCTTCCGGTTCCGTGGCCCGGACGAGGCCACGGTGCGGTGCGACGTACGCCGGACCATCGACTGCTACCGGCTGACCACCACGCCCGCCCGGTGA